In one Candidatus Nanopelagicus limnes genomic region, the following are encoded:
- the tmk gene encoding dTMP kinase: MSLPYPAAPAQTESRSVLAIPAFRKLWQAMAFSSFGDWLGLLASTALAQQLAGGDYAKANFAIAGVFIVRLLPAVILGPFAGVIADKFDRRKLMIVCDVLRFSLYLSIPIVGNYFWLYTASILVEIVTLFWSPAKEASVPNLVPKSKLESANQVSLLAAYGTAPIAAILFSTLALFTGAINAALGNTTPASAADLALYINAVSFLFCAYTVWRLKEIPSGPSQKLNSSSIGKSLWEGFSFIKGSKIIRGLIFGMLGAFFAAGAVIGLARTFVDDLQAGEAAYGILFAAVFFGLALGISFGPRVFAQFSRRRLFGISLTISGLLLVILSLVLNLVLAIFITVLLGLFSGISWVTGFTMLGLEVEDEVRGRTFAFVQSLIRVSLVLVLAISPLVAAAIGEHTYSFRTTTVTYNGAAFTMFFAGLIAVLVGVISYRQMRDRPNVSLLSDIKSAFRGELGAITGQVTSGVFISFEGGEGSGKSTQTKLLKDWLEKNGEEVLLTREPGGTTLGNQLRDILLDNKTGVISPRAEALMYAADRAHHVFSLIRPALQRGEIVITDRYFDSSIAYQGAGRVLLPSEVARISRWATESLTPTLTVIMDLPAEIGLGRLHSTDRLESEPLAFHERVRQEYLNLAHLDPERFLVVDASLTIEQIHQIIIERVGAIKTLKRNFK; encoded by the coding sequence ATGTCTTTGCCATATCCAGCAGCGCCTGCGCAAACTGAATCAAGAAGCGTGCTTGCAATTCCTGCATTTAGAAAACTTTGGCAAGCGATGGCGTTTTCATCCTTTGGCGATTGGCTTGGACTCCTAGCCTCAACTGCATTAGCTCAACAATTAGCAGGTGGTGATTATGCAAAGGCAAACTTTGCAATTGCAGGCGTATTTATTGTCAGGTTGTTACCAGCAGTAATTTTAGGTCCATTTGCTGGTGTTATTGCAGATAAGTTTGATCGTAGAAAACTGATGATTGTTTGTGATGTTTTACGTTTTTCCCTATATCTTTCAATTCCAATTGTTGGAAACTACTTTTGGCTATATACCGCATCGATTTTGGTGGAAATTGTTACCTTATTCTGGTCACCTGCAAAAGAAGCATCAGTTCCAAACCTTGTTCCTAAATCTAAGTTAGAAAGTGCTAATCAGGTATCACTTCTTGCAGCATATGGAACTGCTCCAATTGCTGCGATTTTGTTTTCTACTCTTGCATTGTTTACAGGTGCAATAAATGCAGCTTTGGGAAACACCACACCAGCCTCGGCTGCAGATCTAGCTCTTTATATAAACGCAGTGAGTTTTCTATTTTGTGCGTACACAGTTTGGCGATTAAAAGAGATTCCATCTGGGCCAAGCCAGAAATTAAATTCTTCTTCAATTGGCAAATCACTTTGGGAGGGCTTCTCATTTATCAAAGGCTCTAAAATCATTAGAGGTCTAATATTTGGAATGCTTGGTGCTTTCTTTGCAGCGGGTGCTGTAATTGGATTAGCTAGAACTTTTGTTGATGATCTACAAGCCGGTGAAGCTGCTTATGGAATTTTATTTGCGGCTGTATTTTTTGGGCTAGCACTAGGTATCTCATTTGGGCCAAGGGTATTTGCACAATTTTCTAGAAGAAGATTATTTGGAATTTCATTAACTATTTCAGGATTATTACTAGTAATTCTCTCCTTGGTTTTAAACCTAGTACTTGCAATCTTTATCACCGTTTTACTTGGCTTATTCTCTGGCATCTCTTGGGTAACTGGATTCACCATGCTTGGGCTTGAGGTTGAAGATGAGGTGCGAGGTAGAACCTTTGCATTTGTTCAATCACTAATAAGAGTCTCACTGGTTTTGGTATTAGCAATTTCTCCATTGGTAGCAGCTGCCATAGGTGAGCACACATACTCTTTTAGAACCACAACAGTTACTTATAACGGCGCCGCCTTTACGATGTTTTTCGCTGGTCTTATCGCAGTTTTGGTTGGAGTTATTTCATATAGACAAATGAGAGATCGACCAAATGTTTCACTCTTAAGTGATATCAAATCAGCATTTCGTGGTGAGTTAGGTGCGATCACAGGTCAGGTAACAAGTGGAGTATTTATCTCATTTGAAGGTGGAGAAGGCTCTGGCAAATCTACTCAAACAAAATTGCTAAAAGATTGGCTTGAGAAAAATGGTGAAGAGGTTTTATTAACTCGTGAACCTGGCGGAACTACTTTAGGTAATCAATTACGGGATATTTTATTGGACAATAAAACTGGTGTGATTTCACCTCGTGCTGAAGCTTTAATGTATGCAGCAGATAGAGCCCATCATGTTTTCTCTTTAATTAGACCTGCTCTGCAAAGAGGAGAGATAGTAATTACAGATAGATATTTTGATTCATCAATTGCATACCAAGGAGCTGGCAGGGTATTACTACCAAGTGAGGTTGCAAGAATTTCTAGATGGGCAACAGAGTCTTTAACTCCGACCTTAACTGTAATTATGGATCTACCGGCCGAGATCGGCTTAGGTAGATTGCATTCAACTGATCGATTAGAGAGTGAACCACTAGCTTTTCATGAAAGAGTAAGGCAGGAGTATTTAAACCTTGCCCACCTTGATCCTGAACGCTTCTTGGTGGTGGACGCATCTTTAACTATCGAACAAATTCATCAAATTATTATTGAACGAGTAGGCGCCATTAAAACTTTGAAAAGAAATTTTAAATAA
- a CDS encoding low molecular weight protein-tyrosine-phosphatase, translated as MRRSEAISVHLVCLGNICRSPLANALLANKCADLTKPKVAVDSSGTGPWHVGEDASAFSIQVWQEAGYKYQHKAKQFKDSFFKQHDLILAMDLSNRAALVKLAKSEEDKNKILMFLSFDPELQNIDPEGEDAHQLSVPDPYGMELAEYKKVLDMLERAADGFKSWVNS; from the coding sequence GTGCGTAGATCAGAGGCAATTAGTGTTCACCTAGTCTGCCTGGGCAACATCTGTCGCTCACCCTTAGCCAATGCCCTACTCGCTAATAAATGTGCTGATCTAACAAAACCTAAGGTGGCAGTTGATAGCTCAGGTACTGGGCCATGGCATGTTGGTGAGGATGCTTCTGCTTTCTCAATTCAAGTTTGGCAAGAGGCCGGATATAAGTATCAACATAAAGCAAAACAATTTAAGGATAGTTTCTTTAAGCAGCATGACTTAATCCTGGCAATGGATTTAAGTAATCGAGCTGCGTTAGTAAAACTTGCAAAGAGTGAAGAAGATAAAAATAAGATTTTGATGTTTTTATCCTTTGACCCAGAACTACAAAATATTGATCCAGAGGGTGAAGATGCTCACCAACTTAGTGTTCCTGACCCCTACGGAATGGAGTTAGCTGAGTATAAAAAGGTATTAGACATGCTCGAACGCGCAGCCGATGGCTTTAAAAGCTGGGTGAACTCTTAG
- a CDS encoding purine-cytosine permease family protein, translating into MATIFSAVESNSINFINKSERSGDARSLFWPWAAANVSFLALSYGSFFLGFGISFLQATVAAIIGTLGSFALVAISSLAGKRSNAPTMTLSRAAFGVKGNRLPGFLSYLIFVGWETVLVSLATLASETVFTRVGNIDPDLSKVFGFLLAGGLTIIGGVLGFKVIMKIQFFLTITTIGLTVGYILLTIDSVNWAKVAAIENGTTAGFIGALIFAITGIGLGWVGCAADYSRYLPRTVSGKAVVGWTIFGASLVPIILVIYGSLLAASSDELNAQVATDPIGALTTLLPTWYLIPFAFVAILGLIGGAILDLYSSGLTLVSIGLPVKRYVAASIDGLIMTIGTIYLVWFASDFFVPFQGFLITLGVPVAVWSGLFVADVLLRKSYAEEELFDPNGRYGAYNFKSIGLIVFGTIIGWGLVTNSLASWLSWQGYFLGPIGGKEGQWAYANLGVIAALLIGFIGHILLSRKEIKKQEV; encoded by the coding sequence ATGGCAACAATATTTAGCGCAGTTGAATCAAATAGCATAAATTTTATTAACAAATCAGAACGAAGTGGTGATGCTCGCTCTTTATTTTGGCCATGGGCAGCAGCAAATGTTTCATTTTTAGCACTCTCTTATGGCTCATTTTTTCTTGGGTTTGGAATCTCATTCTTGCAGGCAACAGTTGCAGCAATAATTGGCACACTTGGTTCATTTGCATTGGTTGCTATTTCATCGTTAGCAGGAAAGCGAAGCAATGCACCAACTATGACCTTATCTCGCGCGGCATTTGGGGTTAAAGGAAACCGATTACCCGGATTTTTGTCTTACTTAATATTTGTTGGTTGGGAGACAGTTTTAGTATCCCTTGCCACACTAGCTTCTGAAACTGTTTTTACACGCGTTGGCAATATTGACCCAGATCTATCAAAGGTATTTGGCTTTTTACTAGCGGGTGGCCTAACAATAATTGGAGGCGTTTTAGGTTTTAAAGTGATTATGAAAATTCAATTCTTTCTCACCATAACCACAATAGGCTTAACTGTCGGATACATACTTTTAACTATTGATTCAGTTAACTGGGCAAAGGTTGCAGCAATTGAAAATGGCACAACAGCTGGGTTTATCGGCGCTCTAATTTTTGCAATTACCGGAATTGGTCTTGGTTGGGTTGGGTGCGCAGCTGATTACTCCAGATATCTACCAAGAACTGTTTCTGGAAAAGCAGTTGTTGGTTGGACCATATTTGGCGCTTCCCTTGTTCCAATAATCTTAGTTATTTATGGATCACTCCTTGCTGCAAGTAGTGATGAGTTAAATGCGCAAGTAGCAACAGATCCAATTGGCGCATTAACTACCTTGCTTCCTACCTGGTACTTAATTCCATTTGCCTTTGTGGCAATTCTTGGATTAATAGGAGGAGCGATATTAGATCTCTACTCATCTGGTTTAACTCTGGTTTCAATTGGATTACCAGTTAAAAGATACGTTGCAGCAAGTATTGATGGCTTGATTATGACAATAGGCACTATTTATCTAGTTTGGTTTGCTAGTGATTTCTTTGTGCCATTCCAAGGTTTTCTAATCACTTTAGGCGTGCCAGTTGCTGTATGGTCTGGTTTGTTTGTGGCGGATGTATTACTTCGCAAAAGCTATGCCGAGGAAGAATTATTTGATCCTAATGGCAGATATGGTGCTTATAACTTTAAATCTATTGGCTTAATTGTTTTTGGAACAATTATTGGTTGGGGATTAGTTACTAACTCACTTGCTTCTTGGCTTTCATGGCAAGGTTATTTTTTGGGACCAATTGGCGGTAAAGAGGGTCAATGGGCTTATGCAAATCTAGGTGTGATTGCAGCATTACTTATTGGATTTATTGGGCACATCTTGTTATCTAGAAAAGAAATTAAAAAACAGGAAGTTTAA
- a CDS encoding DEAD/DEAH box helicase, translating to MSFKDLGVNAALTKVLHTSGIEKPFPIQKATLPDAIAGKDILGRGQTGSGKTLAFGLALMTRLAGRNAASMRPLALVLSPTRELAMQISDVIAPLSRSVNLNSQVVAGGLSYSKQIQALKRGVPIVVATPGRLIDLIQKKHIKLDDIEITVLDEADQMADMGFLPDVKRILDLTKPGGQRMLFSATLDKDVDSLVKKYLRNPVTHSLANEKSTAGNMTHHVLIMEQSHKDLITSQIAARKGKSIFFVRTKHGADKLTKRMNEAGVSVGALHGGKTQAQRSRVLEAFKSGATNALVATDVAARGIHVDDVSLVVHVDAPENHKDYLHRAGRTARAGAVGTVVTLATHKQRKGVHGLAARAGVRLNESTVRPMDANLVKVTGAAEPSGIPIVTATSTKSGGGGRSGGYRGSRSKGGGKKKKSRPRPHERRKRPR from the coding sequence ATGTCATTTAAAGATTTAGGCGTTAACGCTGCGCTTACCAAGGTATTACATACCTCTGGAATCGAAAAGCCATTTCCAATTCAAAAAGCAACACTGCCTGATGCAATCGCTGGTAAAGATATTTTAGGTCGAGGTCAGACAGGTTCAGGTAAAACTCTTGCCTTTGGTTTGGCGTTAATGACCAGACTTGCTGGAAGAAATGCTGCCTCTATGAGGCCACTTGCTTTGGTTTTATCACCAACTAGAGAGCTTGCAATGCAGATTAGCGATGTGATTGCACCTTTGTCACGATCAGTTAATTTAAATTCACAGGTTGTCGCAGGTGGACTTTCTTACTCGAAACAGATTCAAGCTTTAAAACGTGGCGTGCCAATTGTTGTAGCAACCCCTGGCAGATTAATTGATTTGATTCAAAAGAAGCATATTAAGTTAGATGATATTGAGATAACTGTTTTAGATGAAGCAGATCAAATGGCGGATATGGGATTTTTGCCAGATGTGAAAAGAATTTTAGATTTAACTAAGCCTGGTGGCCAGCGAATGCTATTTAGCGCCACATTGGATAAAGATGTTGACTCATTGGTTAAGAAGTACTTAAGAAATCCTGTTACCCACTCTCTTGCTAACGAGAAATCAACTGCAGGAAATATGACTCACCATGTGTTGATAATGGAGCAGTCACACAAAGATTTAATTACCTCACAGATTGCAGCTAGAAAAGGAAAGAGTATTTTCTTTGTTAGAACTAAGCATGGGGCAGATAAGTTAACTAAGCGGATGAATGAAGCAGGAGTTTCAGTTGGAGCACTCCATGGTGGCAAAACTCAAGCCCAAAGATCAAGAGTCTTAGAGGCATTTAAGTCAGGAGCTACAAACGCGTTAGTTGCAACAGATGTAGCAGCACGAGGAATTCACGTTGATGATGTCTCGCTTGTAGTTCATGTTGATGCACCAGAAAATCATAAAGATTATTTACACAGAGCTGGCAGAACTGCAAGGGCCGGCGCTGTTGGAACTGTGGTAACTCTTGCAACTCATAAACAACGAAAAGGTGTGCATGGGTTAGCGGCGAGAGCAGGAGTTCGATTAAATGAATCAACTGTTAGGCCAATGGATGCCAATTTAGTAAAGGTAACTGGAGCTGCAGAGCCATCTGGGATTCCAATTGTTACTGCCACAAGTACAAAGAGTGGTGGTGGCGGTAGATCTGGCGGTTATCGCGGTTCAAGATCTAAGGGTGGCGGTAAGAAGAAGAAATCTAGGCCACGTCCACATGAGCGCCGAAAGCGCCCAAGGTAG
- a CDS encoding DNA polymerase III subunit delta': MSVFSSLIDQSQVVEILKDAAQAAHNSNDLSQVMTSTWLFTGPPGSGRSNAAIAFAAALVCKEGGCSKCNDCLSTILGTHADVELIKTQGLSIKIDEVRELITRASWAPSVANYRVVVIEDADRLTDSAANALLKVIEEPGLRTIWLLCAPTLTDVLPTIRSRCRHLSLRTPSTKAITNLLIERDAVDAKTAEFVARASGGHIGRARRLATDANARQNRANILKLPLMIKDIASAFKAAQLLVDAAKADALTDAEKKDEDEISKLKEAWGATGSKMASGGSKAVKELEKEQKSRSTRMVRDYLDRALLDLATLYRDVLLLQSNSTDSLINQDLLEQIKLMATSTNPAKTLGKIEAILKTRRNLAQNAAPLLLIEALMCVLR, from the coding sequence GTGAGTGTTTTTTCATCTTTGATTGATCAATCTCAAGTGGTTGAGATCTTAAAAGATGCTGCCCAAGCGGCTCATAATTCAAATGATTTAAGCCAGGTAATGACAAGTACCTGGCTTTTCACCGGCCCACCCGGCTCAGGGCGCTCAAATGCAGCGATTGCATTTGCTGCAGCTTTAGTTTGCAAAGAGGGTGGTTGTAGTAAATGTAATGATTGTCTGTCAACAATTCTTGGCACGCACGCAGATGTTGAATTGATTAAAACTCAAGGCTTGTCTATAAAAATTGATGAGGTTAGAGAATTAATCACCAGAGCTTCTTGGGCACCATCTGTTGCAAATTATCGTGTTGTTGTAATTGAAGATGCTGATCGCTTAACTGATTCTGCTGCGAACGCACTACTTAAAGTAATTGAAGAACCAGGCTTAAGAACTATTTGGTTACTTTGTGCTCCAACTTTAACTGATGTTTTGCCGACTATTAGGTCAAGGTGTCGACATCTGTCATTGCGCACACCATCTACCAAAGCAATAACTAACTTATTGATAGAAAGAGATGCAGTGGACGCTAAAACAGCTGAGTTTGTAGCACGCGCTTCAGGTGGTCATATTGGGCGTGCAAGAAGATTGGCCACAGATGCTAACGCAAGACAAAACCGGGCAAATATTTTGAAACTACCCTTAATGATCAAAGATATTGCTTCAGCATTTAAAGCAGCACAGCTTTTAGTAGATGCAGCCAAAGCTGATGCGCTAACTGATGCTGAGAAAAAAGATGAAGATGAAATTTCGAAATTGAAAGAGGCTTGGGGTGCTACAGGTAGCAAAATGGCTAGTGGTGGTTCAAAAGCTGTGAAGGAGTTAGAGAAAGAACAAAAATCAAGATCAACAAGAATGGTCAGAGATTACTTAGATCGAGCACTCCTAGATCTTGCAACGCTGTATAGAGATGTACTGCTTCTTCAATCAAACTCAACTGATTCACTAATTAATCAGGATTTACTTGAGCAAATCAAATTAATGGCAACTTCGACTAACCCGGCCAAAACTCTTGGCAAAATTGAAGCGATCTTAAAAACTCGACGAAATTTGGCCCAAAATGCAGCACCTTTATTACTTATTGAAGCATTGATGTGTGTATTACGTTAA
- a CDS encoding VOC family protein encodes MRLDHVSYVASHDQISDVVNRIGSQIGTAFVDGGIHPKFGTRNFTAPLLNGQYIEIVCPLDHPATDATPFGQAVKKKADAGGGWLTWVFSSNDLAKVEEKFGRKAADGYRTKPDGSELKWKQIGVREITGAGELPFFIQWLTEQHPSKDGNSVAKISKIVIADDEQLADSWFKDEIKSGLTDVEIEWVKPESNDGDKGIVAVELLVNNNKIRVD; translated from the coding sequence ATGCGTCTTGACCATGTTTCCTACGTTGCTTCCCACGATCAGATTTCTGATGTTGTTAATCGAATTGGTTCCCAAATTGGAACCGCATTTGTTGACGGCGGAATTCATCCAAAGTTTGGCACAAGAAATTTCACAGCGCCATTACTTAATGGTCAATACATAGAAATTGTTTGCCCACTTGATCATCCTGCAACAGATGCAACTCCTTTTGGACAGGCAGTTAAGAAAAAAGCGGATGCCGGTGGCGGTTGGCTAACTTGGGTGTTTAGCTCAAATGATTTAGCAAAGGTTGAAGAAAAATTTGGTAGAAAAGCTGCTGATGGCTATCGAACTAAGCCTGATGGCAGCGAATTAAAGTGGAAGCAGATTGGTGTCAGAGAGATCACCGGAGCCGGTGAGCTACCGTTTTTCATTCAATGGCTAACTGAGCAACATCCATCAAAAGATGGAAATAGTGTTGCAAAAATTTCCAAAATAGTAATTGCCGATGATGAGCAATTAGCGGATTCTTGGTTTAAGGATGAGATTAAGAGCGGGTTGACCGATGTCGAAATTGAGTGGGTTAAGCCTGAATCAAATGACGGAGATAAAGGAATTGTTGCCGTTGAGTTGTTAGTGAATAACAACAAAATTCGTGTTGATTAA
- a CDS encoding GuaB1 family IMP dehydrogenase-related protein, whose amino-acid sequence MRFINNPSHDLTYDDVFMVPSFSELASRMDVDLTAIDETGTTIPLVVANMTAISGRRMAETVARRGGIAVIPQDIPLEIVADVIAWVKSRHLIFDTPVTLNPNETVADAIDLITKRAHGALIVVEDNKPIGIVTEADCENVDRFTQLNKIMSKDLVTLNDDVSPKAAFEFLNEKRRRLAPVIDKSGKLVGIITRTGALRATMYQPAVDATGKLKVAAAVGINGDVAGKAKALLAAGADVLVVDTAHGHQKKMVDALKTIKALNPNVPIVAGNVVTADGTRELIKAGADIVKVGVGPGAMCTTRMQTGVGRPQFSAVLECAAEAKKHGKTIWADGGVRHPRDVALALAAGASQVMIGSWFAGTYESPSDLRKDSDGRLYKESFGMASARAVAARTASEDAFDRARKSLFEEGISTSRMYINPARPGVEDLIDEIIAGLRSSCTYSGAKNLVEFNEKAVIGIQSAAGYAEGRPLFTSWKN is encoded by the coding sequence GTGCGTTTCATAAATAACCCAAGCCACGATCTGACCTATGACGATGTCTTTATGGTCCCATCCTTTTCAGAGCTTGCTAGCCGAATGGATGTTGATTTAACCGCCATCGATGAAACTGGCACCACAATTCCATTAGTTGTCGCAAATATGACCGCTATAAGCGGACGACGAATGGCTGAGACTGTTGCAAGACGTGGTGGCATTGCAGTTATCCCACAAGATATTCCACTTGAGATAGTTGCAGATGTTATTGCTTGGGTTAAATCTAGACATCTAATCTTTGATACCCCAGTTACTTTAAATCCAAATGAGACTGTGGCGGACGCGATTGATTTAATCACTAAACGTGCTCATGGCGCACTAATTGTGGTTGAAGACAACAAACCAATTGGCATTGTTACCGAAGCAGATTGTGAAAATGTGGATCGCTTCACCCAACTAAATAAGATTATGTCTAAGGATTTAGTGACGCTAAATGATGATGTCAGCCCGAAGGCAGCCTTTGAATTCTTAAATGAAAAGCGCCGAAGATTAGCTCCAGTAATTGATAAATCAGGCAAATTAGTTGGAATCATTACAAGAACTGGCGCACTTAGGGCAACTATGTATCAACCGGCAGTGGATGCAACCGGCAAGTTAAAGGTTGCAGCAGCAGTTGGAATTAATGGTGATGTTGCCGGTAAGGCAAAGGCATTACTTGCAGCAGGGGCTGATGTACTAGTTGTTGATACTGCTCACGGTCATCAAAAGAAGATGGTTGATGCTCTAAAAACAATTAAAGCCTTAAATCCAAATGTGCCAATTGTTGCTGGAAATGTTGTTACAGCAGATGGCACAAGAGAGTTAATTAAAGCTGGCGCAGACATTGTTAAAGTTGGTGTTGGGCCAGGTGCAATGTGTACAACACGTATGCAAACCGGTGTTGGTCGTCCACAATTCTCCGCTGTTCTTGAGTGCGCAGCAGAGGCTAAAAAACATGGCAAAACTATTTGGGCAGATGGTGGCGTTCGCCATCCAAGAGATGTTGCTCTAGCACTTGCTGCAGGGGCGTCCCAAGTAATGATTGGTTCTTGGTTTGCCGGCACATATGAATCCCCGAGTGATCTAAGAAAAGATTCTGATGGCAGACTTTATAAAGAGTCCTTTGGTATGGCATCTGCTCGCGCAGTTGCTGCACGAACAGCCAGTGAAGATGCATTTGATCGAGCACGTAAATCTTTATTTGAAGAAGGTATCTCTACCTCCAGAATGTATATAAATCCTGCACGCCCAGGAGTCGAGGATTTAATTGATGAAATCATCGCAGGACTTCGTTCATCTTGCACTTATAGTGGCGCTAAGAACTTAGTTGAGTTTAATGAAAAGGCAGTAATTGGAATTCAATCAGCTGCAGGTTATGCCGAAGGCAGACCGCTATTTACTTCTTGGAAGAATTAA